The following are encoded in a window of Armatimonadota bacterium genomic DNA:
- a CDS encoding 4Fe-4S dicluster domain-containing protein produces the protein MPRMAMLIDLTRCIGCDACTIACKQENGTPVNTFFARVLNVEAGTYPNVKRVYIPVLCNHCDDAPCLKACPNKAIFRRDDGIVLIDQDRCKGTGACVSACPYGNVYLTKTDEWYLNEDEPYERDFVKPRLKENVARKCTYCAHRVDQGLDPACVVACPTTARIFGDLDDPDSAVSKYIVEQKELTGRDTFHLLPQAKTKPAGLYLGTMSDQESHTHGNRATATGVEPVTSKAQRSIETRELEAAPAQATGKKLRLLPIIGSLILLAAAALASGQEDVEVMERIAPSDVYSTSTCMGCHGITGNGGIGPPIAETKLTEMEFLAIIRDGKGMMPATPAEALSDEDARSIYSEMRAKEVDEDQIPIAYKVGRVLSTKSVMHIFLFAGLFSIFFGLKVLFYWIKISGAWGLLPHLKKFGFGKAIGVFSWSLIVDGFLVASLWRKNKQRWFLHGLMLYGMFGLLLADMLMQIYNPSRGDLELTHPIKLLAIVAGAAVIYGVGYVMVRYKTDEYMDNGLTLGRDFLFVNLLFHTVLSGFMTLTLNKAGVNDWLMTIYIYHLTSVALLIMTAPFTRFAHAFVVPVLVGITRVGEELVASGVNIAFEREPSPGRHHKSEQIAAQVMAEIDPGFEGPIRLRYYP, from the coding sequence ATGCCGCGAATGGCGATGCTGATCGATCTCACTCGCTGCATCGGCTGCGACGCCTGCACGATCGCCTGCAAACAGGAGAACGGCACTCCCGTCAATACGTTTTTCGCGCGCGTGCTGAACGTCGAGGCCGGTACATACCCGAACGTCAAGCGCGTTTACATCCCGGTGCTCTGCAATCACTGCGACGACGCGCCGTGCTTGAAGGCTTGCCCGAACAAAGCGATCTTCAGACGCGACGACGGCATCGTGCTGATCGACCAGGATCGTTGCAAGGGGACGGGCGCGTGCGTCTCCGCCTGCCCGTACGGAAACGTATATCTTACCAAGACCGATGAGTGGTACTTGAACGAGGACGAGCCGTACGAGCGCGACTTTGTCAAACCAAGGCTGAAGGAGAACGTCGCGCGCAAGTGCACTTACTGCGCGCACCGCGTCGATCAGGGCTTGGATCCGGCTTGCGTCGTTGCGTGCCCCACGACTGCGCGGATCTTTGGAGATTTGGACGACCCGGACAGCGCGGTCTCGAAGTACATCGTAGAGCAGAAGGAGCTGACCGGACGAGATACGTTCCATTTGCTGCCGCAGGCGAAGACCAAGCCTGCAGGTCTGTACCTTGGCACCATGTCCGATCAAGAGAGCCACACGCACGGAAATCGGGCGACTGCTACCGGCGTCGAACCGGTCACCAGCAAAGCTCAGCGCTCTATCGAAACGCGTGAACTGGAAGCAGCGCCAGCACAAGCGACAGGAAAGAAGCTGCGGTTGCTGCCGATCATCGGCAGCCTGATCCTGCTGGCTGCCGCGGCCCTCGCATCTGGCCAGGAAGACGTAGAGGTCATGGAGCGCATCGCGCCGAGCGACGTGTATTCGACCTCCACCTGCATGGGGTGCCACGGCATCACCGGCAACGGCGGCATAGGCCCGCCAATAGCAGAGACCAAGCTCACAGAAATGGAGTTCCTCGCGATCATTCGCGACGGCAAGGGGATGATGCCAGCGACCCCTGCCGAAGCTCTCTCCGACGAAGACGCTAGGAGCATCTACTCAGAGATGCGGGCGAAAGAGGTGGACGAAGATCAGATCCCGATCGCCTACAAGGTCGGAAGGGTTCTATCGACCAAGAGCGTCATGCACATCTTCCTCTTCGCGGGGCTGTTTTCGATCTTCTTCGGTCTCAAGGTCCTGTTCTACTGGATCAAGATCTCCGGTGCCTGGGGGCTGTTGCCTCATCTCAAGAAATTCGGCTTTGGCAAAGCGATCGGAGTGTTCTCCTGGTCGCTCATCGTCGACGGGTTCCTCGTCGCGTCCCTGTGGCGGAAGAACAAGCAGCGTTGGTTCTTGCACGGGCTGATGCTTTACGGAATGTTCGGCCTCCTGCTCGCGGACATGCTGATGCAGATCTACAACCCTTCGCGGGGCGATTTGGAATTGACGCACCCGATCAAGCTGCTCGCGATAGTTGCCGGCGCCGCCGTGATCTATGGGGTCGGCTACGTCATGGTGCGATACAAGACCGACGAGTACATGGACAACGGCCTGACGCTCGGACGCGACTTCCTGTTCGTCAACTTGCTGTTCCATACCGTTTTAAGCGGATTCATGACGTTGACGCTGAACAAGGCCGGCGTCAACGACTGGCTGATGACGATTTACATTTATCACTTGACGTCGGTCGCGCTGCTCATCATGACCGCGCCGTTCACCCGCTTCGCGCACGCGTTCGTCGTTCCAGTCCTGGTCGGCATCACGCGCGTCGGGGAAGAGCTGGTGGCAAGCGGAGTCAACATAGCGTTCGAACGCGAACCGTCTCCGGGCAGGCACCACAAGAGCGAACAGATCGCCGCGCAGGTGATGGCAGAAATAGATCCAGGGTTTGAGGGCCCGATCAGGCTGCGCTACTACCCGTAG
- a CDS encoding cation:proton antiporter, with amino-acid sequence MGDTWVYVLDVVVVLGAAAVFGLIFEKIGLGSVPGYLVAGVIVGPSILNLIEGQEVIDTIAEVGVALLLFTIGLEFSWKRLVGFGGRAVIAGGIALVAVNAVFTALCLSFGLEWRAAFAIGAAASIGSTAMVLRILRTRNDLDSAHGRFSVAILLTQDVALIPLVLFVAFLANPSGNLATSIGSALLNTTLLVLGMTLFISLVVPRLMDEKVIAKNREIPILIAVATAVGATWAAHALGISPALGAFMAGLLLAEGRFADQMRADALPLRTLFMAVFFVSIGLLADVRWIGDNVGLVLGATTVLIIGKAIFTYFSVRPFQVSIVHAMATAIAIAQVGEFSFVLLDVARNGGLIDLPLFKLATSVTLLTLFITPFMTGNAYKIALRIAKTFVPKRKLAQAERKAHQTPDRHGHVIVIGFGAAGRAAALTLFDENESVLVLDISPKLVREAEHCGLGGMVGDATQHTNLERANIESACAVVIAVPDHMAVRAILSQCKHAAPDVPVIVRSRYHVFSDELDVLGADMVLDEEQTVGLLLGRKTLALIRAEPVVETVTKSKEPS; translated from the coding sequence ATGGGCGACACTTGGGTTTACGTGCTGGACGTAGTGGTCGTCCTTGGCGCGGCGGCCGTCTTCGGGCTCATCTTCGAAAAGATCGGGCTCGGATCTGTTCCCGGGTACTTAGTGGCCGGAGTCATCGTCGGGCCCAGCATCCTCAACCTGATCGAGGGGCAAGAGGTCATCGACACCATCGCAGAGGTCGGCGTCGCGCTCCTGCTGTTCACCATCGGCCTGGAGTTCTCATGGAAGCGGCTGGTCGGATTCGGCGGGCGCGCCGTGATCGCCGGGGGAATCGCATTGGTCGCGGTGAACGCTGTCTTTACAGCCCTATGTCTGAGCTTCGGCCTTGAATGGAGAGCGGCGTTCGCGATCGGGGCGGCTGCTTCCATAGGTTCGACGGCCATGGTCCTGAGAATCCTCCGAACTCGGAACGACTTGGACTCGGCTCACGGCAGGTTCTCAGTCGCGATCCTGCTGACCCAGGACGTCGCGCTAATCCCGCTCGTGCTCTTCGTGGCGTTCCTAGCCAATCCCTCAGGCAACTTGGCGACCTCGATCGGCAGCGCCTTGCTGAACACGACCCTCCTCGTCCTGGGGATGACGCTGTTCATATCGCTCGTCGTTCCTAGGCTTATGGACGAGAAGGTCATCGCGAAGAACCGTGAGATCCCTATCCTCATCGCCGTCGCGACTGCTGTCGGCGCGACTTGGGCCGCACACGCCCTCGGGATCTCTCCCGCGCTCGGCGCATTTATGGCGGGGCTCCTGCTTGCCGAGGGCCGCTTCGCTGACCAGATGCGGGCCGACGCTCTGCCTTTGCGCACGCTCTTCATGGCGGTGTTCTTCGTATCGATCGGCCTGCTGGCAGACGTTCGCTGGATCGGTGACAACGTCGGACTGGTCCTAGGCGCAACGACTGTCCTGATCATTGGCAAGGCGATCTTCACGTACTTCTCCGTCCGCCCGTTCCAGGTGAGCATCGTCCACGCAATGGCGACGGCCATAGCCATCGCACAGGTCGGCGAGTTCTCATTCGTTCTTCTCGACGTCGCAAGGAACGGAGGTCTGATCGACCTTCCCCTGTTCAAGCTTGCGACTTCCGTCACGCTCCTGACCTTGTTCATAACGCCGTTCATGACCGGCAACGCCTACAAGATCGCGCTGCGAATAGCCAAGACCTTCGTGCCGAAGAGAAAGCTCGCCCAAGCGGAGCGCAAGGCACACCAGACGCCGGATCGCCACGGACACGTTATCGTGATCGGGTTCGGCGCGGCTGGGAGAGCGGCTGCATTGACGCTCTTCGACGAGAACGAGTCGGTCCTCGTGCTTGATATCAGCCCGAAGCTCGTCAGGGAAGCCGAACACTGCGGGTTAGGCGGGATGGTCGGAGACGCGACACAGCACACGAACCTCGAACGGGCGAACATCGAGTCGGCCTGCGCCGTCGTCATAGCCGTCCCCGACCACATGGCCGTACGGGCGATCCTCAGTCAGTGCAAGCACGCGGCCCCAGACGTCCCGGTCATCGTGCGCTCGCGCTATCACGTGTTTTCCGACGAACTTGACGTTCTCGGTGCGGACATGGTCCTCGACGAAGAACAGACCGTAGGTCTGCTGCTCGGCCGAAAGACGCTCGCCCTCATACGCGCCGAGCCGGTCGTAGAGACTGTGACAAAATCTAAAGAACCGTCTTGA
- a CDS encoding ubiquinol-cytochrome c reductase iron-sulfur subunit: MCASRNNRAECNCKDEPMSKERRKFLGGLIGLFNAVVGIAVLGPVIGFIGAPLAKKLKGEWVPVLDDADLAVGETREANYSMVIKDGYRTINRSYNVFLHRHDDRIAAFNPSCTHLGCRIEFQDDKGRYFCPCHGGVFDERGEVVAGPPPRALDQYETKVEDGKVWIYREV, translated from the coding sequence ATGTGTGCAAGCAGAAACAACCGCGCAGAGTGCAACTGCAAAGACGAGCCGATGAGCAAGGAGCGACGCAAGTTTCTCGGTGGTTTGATCGGACTGTTCAACGCAGTGGTCGGGATCGCCGTCCTCGGTCCCGTGATCGGATTCATCGGTGCGCCGTTGGCAAAGAAGCTCAAAGGCGAGTGGGTGCCTGTGCTGGACGACGCGGACCTCGCAGTCGGCGAAACACGGGAGGCCAATTACTCGATGGTAATCAAGGATGGTTACCGGACGATCAACCGCAGCTACAACGTATTCCTGCACAGACACGACGATCGAATAGCCGCGTTCAACCCGTCCTGCACGCACCTTGGCTGCCGGATCGAGTTCCAAGACGACAAGGGGCGGTATTTCTGTCCCTGCCACGGCGGTGTATTCGACGAAAGAGGTGAGGTCGTCGCAGGCCCGCCACCGAGAGCGCTGGACCAGTACGAGACGAAAGTAGAGGACGGCAAGGTGTGGATCTACCGAGAGGTGTGA
- a CDS encoding molybdopterin-dependent oxidoreductase has product MATRHPVPGRAKTEAPKEGNVRVVRTTDSPNCTGACGWLATVVDDVIVDLKPAADYPDEEYNPRGCLRGMSMTHLIYGPDRIKTPLIRTGERGEGKFREATWDEALDLIADKMKKAMKDHGPESVMLFNQVVGTGYVQKGAQVRMASLLGMSFGTAYDFNGDISMGYTQTLGIDSIECESKSWGYAKTAILWSSNIFQTRIPDAQFLTRVAKQRNNCKIISIDPRASQTAKGADQWLPITPGTDGLLALSMCQVVMERELIDWSFLRTYTDMATLVRSDNGMRVTAKDVGMGEESEFVVWDDTRNGLFTLPMDTLRLPEGIEPSFRGVRKLQIDGQEVEVTPVFQLVEDVVMRDEYRPENVAKITDIPAETIRQVATDYATNRPSTIIVGMGVNHRLHGDLTIRSILLLSALVGAHGKPGESVSIYSGQHHFRLDVSPWWFPDGKRPNAVPVHYFILGRPTNSMNKKIKFPKDGFKGFICSHANPMVTEFSNLMKAAMDKLDIFVTIDFQMTPTCEYSDVVLPAPTFWEKYELVATGCHPFLQIQQEVVPPQYDSKTEYWIVKEMVRRIDPDLLKYFEVDEFGAMEMMLDAPDCPEVAGITIEQLKAGPVRLKVHDPECGLDEQIQDFKLFPPRAYPFPEGAQREFLKTGRMEFYKEEETYQKLGETLPVFKPAFSHMTDDEQALPFCIVTPHSKWRVHSTHCNNNVLRNLNRKPVVEIHPADALTRGIEDDDEVEVFNDNGSYKLWALLTESIKPGVLCVDHGWWDRFLIDGKYHSVHSEQKIKPTHETYYLPAVYAPGQHWKDTRVNIRRSK; this is encoded by the coding sequence ATGGCAACACGTCACCCCGTTCCCGGACGAGCGAAGACTGAGGCGCCCAAGGAGGGCAACGTTCGCGTCGTTCGAACGACCGACAGTCCTAACTGCACTGGCGCTTGCGGATGGCTTGCGACGGTGGTCGACGACGTGATCGTCGACCTCAAGCCAGCGGCCGACTATCCGGATGAGGAGTACAACCCGCGCGGCTGCCTGCGCGGGATGTCGATGACGCATCTCATCTACGGGCCGGACAGGATCAAGACGCCTTTGATCAGAACAGGCGAGAGGGGAGAGGGCAAGTTCCGGGAGGCCACATGGGACGAAGCGCTCGATTTGATCGCGGACAAGATGAAGAAGGCGATGAAAGACCACGGGCCGGAGAGCGTCATGCTCTTCAACCAGGTCGTGGGGACCGGCTACGTGCAAAAAGGCGCGCAAGTCCGAATGGCTTCGCTGCTCGGCATGTCGTTCGGCACCGCTTACGATTTCAACGGCGACATTTCGATGGGGTACACGCAGACGCTCGGTATCGACAGCATTGAGTGCGAGTCGAAGAGCTGGGGTTACGCAAAGACCGCGATCCTGTGGTCGAGCAACATCTTCCAAACGCGCATACCCGACGCCCAGTTCTTGACCCGCGTCGCAAAGCAGCGCAACAACTGCAAGATCATCTCGATCGATCCACGCGCCAGTCAGACGGCGAAGGGCGCAGACCAGTGGCTACCGATTACGCCCGGCACAGACGGCCTCCTGGCGCTCTCAATGTGCCAAGTCGTGATGGAGAGGGAGCTGATCGACTGGTCATTTTTGCGCACGTACACCGACATGGCGACGCTCGTCAGGTCGGACAACGGGATGCGCGTAACAGCCAAGGACGTCGGCATGGGCGAAGAGAGCGAGTTCGTCGTCTGGGACGACACCCGCAACGGTCTGTTCACCCTGCCGATGGACACGCTCAGGCTTCCCGAGGGGATCGAACCGTCGTTCCGCGGAGTTCGCAAGCTCCAGATCGACGGCCAGGAAGTCGAGGTCACCCCAGTGTTCCAGCTAGTCGAAGACGTTGTGATGCGAGACGAGTACCGTCCGGAGAACGTCGCCAAGATCACGGACATCCCGGCAGAAACGATCAGGCAGGTCGCGACCGACTACGCGACCAACAGGCCGTCCACGATCATCGTCGGAATGGGCGTGAACCACAGGCTGCACGGCGATCTGACGATCCGGTCGATCCTGCTGCTGAGCGCGCTCGTCGGCGCGCACGGCAAGCCGGGCGAATCCGTTTCGATCTACTCCGGCCAGCACCACTTCCGGCTCGACGTCTCGCCGTGGTGGTTCCCCGACGGGAAGCGCCCGAACGCGGTTCCTGTGCACTACTTCATCTTGGGCCGTCCGACCAACTCGATGAACAAGAAGATCAAGTTCCCCAAGGACGGCTTCAAGGGATTCATTTGCTCGCACGCCAACCCGATGGTCACGGAGTTCAGCAACTTGATGAAAGCGGCGATGGACAAGCTCGACATCTTCGTCACCATCGACTTTCAAATGACGCCGACCTGCGAGTACTCGGACGTCGTGCTTCCTGCGCCGACGTTTTGGGAGAAGTACGAACTCGTCGCCACTGGCTGCCATCCGTTCTTGCAGATCCAGCAAGAGGTCGTGCCGCCGCAGTACGACAGCAAGACGGAGTACTGGATCGTCAAGGAGATGGTGCGACGGATCGATCCCGACTTGCTCAAATACTTTGAAGTTGACGAGTTCGGTGCGATGGAGATGATGCTCGACGCCCCGGACTGTCCGGAAGTGGCGGGCATCACGATCGAGCAGCTCAAGGCAGGCCCGGTTCGGCTGAAGGTACACGACCCTGAGTGCGGACTTGACGAACAGATTCAAGACTTCAAGCTGTTCCCGCCACGCGCCTATCCGTTCCCCGAGGGCGCGCAGCGGGAGTTCCTCAAGACCGGCCGCATGGAGTTCTACAAGGAAGAAGAGACGTACCAGAAGCTCGGTGAGACGCTCCCCGTTTTCAAGCCAGCGTTCTCGCACATGACGGACGACGAGCAGGCGCTTCCGTTCTGCATCGTCACCCCGCACTCCAAGTGGCGCGTGCACTCGACTCACTGCAACAACAACGTGCTGAGGAATCTGAACCGCAAGCCGGTCGTCGAGATCCATCCAGCCGATGCACTGACGAGAGGAATCGAGGACGACGACGAGGTCGAGGTGTTCAACGACAACGGTTCCTACAAGTTGTGGGCGCTGCTGACAGAATCGATCAAGCCCGGCGTCCTGTGCGTCGATCACGGCTGGTGGGATCGGTTCCTGATTGATGGGAAGTACCACTCCGTGCACTCGGAGCAGAAGATCAAGCCGACCCATGAGACGTACTATCTGCCAGCCGTCTACGCGCCGGGTCAACACTGGAAAGATACGAGAGTGAACATCAGGAGATCGAAGTAG
- a CDS encoding site-specific DNA-methyltransferase, whose translation MKNNPLPRLDAAPHVREQLLPHCRLQPGDIWKDNVCGHRVGCLDATDGRAIQDVMAGQRAQLAIHDPPYNLAAFERRSITEYIDWCQKWVRVTDAVLDSNASFYVWLGADQNDGFQPLPDFMLMMRNQTFAPRSFITMRNQRGYGTQKNWMAVRQELLYYIKGTPTFNVDAEYTDIPKILRGYYKEVNGKITENLERSRSDTIRAGNVWVDIQQVFYRMEENVSGCYAQKPLKCIDRIIRASSNPGDLVVDFFAHSGTTLLAAEILKRKCFTVELDPIYAEITIRRLERFRTTGRLGWQNGHPFEDEVPDVEPDTAPLVESESLPAQKLLF comes from the coding sequence ATGAAGAACAACCCACTTCCGCGACTTGACGCAGCGCCGCATGTCAGAGAGCAATTACTTCCGCACTGCCGACTCCAACCCGGTGACATTTGGAAAGATAATGTGTGCGGGCACCGCGTCGGTTGTCTCGACGCTACGGATGGCCGTGCGATCCAAGACGTGATGGCCGGCCAGCGAGCCCAATTGGCCATTCACGATCCCCCATACAATCTCGCGGCCTTCGAACGTCGATCAATCACCGAGTATATCGACTGGTGCCAGAAATGGGTGCGGGTTACGGACGCCGTGCTGGATTCAAACGCCTCATTCTACGTCTGGCTGGGCGCGGATCAAAACGACGGTTTTCAGCCCTTGCCGGATTTCATGCTGATGATGCGCAATCAAACATTTGCTCCTCGAAGTTTCATCACGATGCGAAACCAACGCGGATATGGAACTCAAAAGAACTGGATGGCCGTTCGGCAAGAACTGCTGTACTACATCAAGGGAACGCCAACGTTCAACGTAGATGCCGAATACACGGACATCCCCAAGATTCTGCGCGGGTACTACAAGGAAGTGAATGGGAAAATAACAGAGAATCTCGAACGAAGCCGGTCGGACACGATTCGGGCGGGCAACGTTTGGGTCGACATCCAGCAGGTATTTTACCGGATGGAGGAGAACGTCTCCGGCTGCTATGCTCAGAAGCCCTTGAAGTGTATTGATCGAATCATTCGGGCAAGCTCAAATCCTGGCGATCTCGTGGTTGACTTTTTCGCTCATTCCGGAACAACGCTGCTTGCGGCTGAAATCCTTAAACGCAAATGCTTCACGGTTGAACTCGATCCCATCTACGCTGAGATCACAATTCGTCGTCTTGAACGTTTTCGGACGACCGGGCGACTCGGATGGCAAAACGGACATCCGTTTGAAGACGAAGTCCCCGATGTCGAACCGGACACAGCCCCTCTGGTGGAAAGCGAATCTTTGCCTGCTCAGAAATTGTTGTTTTGA
- a CDS encoding cytochrome b N-terminal domain-containing protein, protein MSKRVLTPEQPIEQEPERTREEQLVADRPRLRDWLELRLGWWGFVRKNLDEKMPAGVGWWQTLGNLLLTLLVFQFSTGIALAMYYSPSPESAHASIQHINDGLYFWGINVGIATRSLHVWGSTAIICVTVIHILRVFFWGSYKKPRELTWLIGVLIFFVMLAFSFTGYLLPWDQTAYWATVVGTNIAGTVPVIGDALLVLIRGGHEVGSLTLTRFYAIHVMLLPGALLFLTGLHLMLVRKHHIAGPVKPQKGPGVPFFPVQLFKDAVVVLFGVGLVVYLAAAFPPGLEAMADPSGTDFAPRPEWYYLGLFELLKIMPAGWEVLATVVVPGIVSLGMIFLPWLDRSDSRHPAMRQWIIVTGTFIILMIGLMTLKGILDTPVHAEPEQVESAVDANVTNLADDVDPP, encoded by the coding sequence GTGAGCAAACGAGTCCTGACACCGGAGCAACCGATCGAGCAAGAGCCCGAGCGAACGCGCGAGGAACAGCTGGTCGCCGATCGCCCGCGCCTGCGGGACTGGCTCGAGCTGCGCCTAGGCTGGTGGGGCTTCGTTCGCAAGAACCTCGACGAGAAGATGCCCGCTGGCGTTGGCTGGTGGCAGACGCTTGGCAACCTCCTGCTAACGCTGCTCGTGTTCCAGTTTTCAACCGGCATAGCGCTGGCGATGTACTACTCGCCGAGCCCGGAATCAGCGCACGCAAGCATTCAACACATCAACGATGGTCTTTACTTTTGGGGCATCAACGTGGGGATCGCAACTCGCAGTCTGCACGTTTGGGGTTCGACCGCCATCATCTGCGTCACCGTGATCCACATCTTGCGCGTGTTCTTCTGGGGCAGTTACAAAAAGCCGCGCGAACTAACGTGGCTGATAGGCGTGCTGATCTTTTTCGTGATGCTCGCCTTCTCGTTCACCGGATACCTGCTGCCTTGGGACCAGACCGCGTACTGGGCGACCGTCGTCGGCACGAACATCGCGGGGACCGTCCCCGTCATCGGCGATGCGCTCTTGGTACTGATTCGCGGTGGCCATGAGGTCGGATCGCTCACCCTGACCCGGTTCTACGCCATCCATGTGATGCTGCTGCCTGGAGCACTCTTGTTCCTCACCGGCCTGCATCTGATGCTCGTGCGAAAGCACCACATCGCCGGACCTGTCAAGCCGCAGAAAGGGCCAGGCGTGCCTTTCTTTCCGGTGCAGCTGTTCAAGGACGCGGTCGTTGTGCTGTTCGGCGTTGGGCTGGTCGTCTATCTCGCGGCCGCATTCCCTCCAGGACTGGAGGCGATGGCCGATCCATCCGGGACGGACTTCGCGCCGCGTCCGGAGTGGTACTACCTCGGACTGTTCGAGCTGCTCAAGATCATGCCAGCCGGGTGGGAAGTGCTCGCCACGGTCGTCGTACCGGGCATCGTCAGCCTTGGGATGATCTTTCTCCCGTGGTTGGACCGCTCGGATTCCAGGCACCCGGCCATGCGGCAGTGGATCATCGTAACCGGCACGTTCATCATTCTGATGATCGGGCTGATGACGCTAAAAGGGATCCTCGATACACCGGTTCACGCGGAGCCGGAGCAGGTTGAGTCGGCCGTTGACGCTAACGTGACGAATCTTGCAGACGACGTTGATCCACCGTAA
- a CDS encoding deoxyguanosinetriphosphate triphosphohydrolase produces the protein MPGTIREAIEERENESLCANAQRSSQSRGRRQNEEEDGVRTCFQRDRDRILHCKSFRRLNHKTQVFIAPLGDHYRTRLTHSLEVAQIARTIGRALRLNEDLIEAIALGHDVGHTPFGHIGEDALDEVLRSLDRPDSPKSFRHYEHSLRVVDELERLNLTHEVREGIGGHSKGSSDLTARDGEQSSTLEAAVVRISDRIAYLNHDLDDAIRSGIIDEIPPEFKRIGPSHGKRIGAMVRDAIQSSLDQPSIRLSDEMLAVMNSLKEWLYENVYLRYPQIYPDIAKAKHVVRELFLYYLENSRLPDGFIGPQGALDYVAGMTDRFAIERYRALYIPTAFEERIKTVL, from the coding sequence ATGCCAGGAACGATCCGAGAGGCGATTGAGGAGCGAGAAAACGAGAGCCTTTGTGCGAACGCCCAGCGGTCCAGCCAAAGCCGCGGTAGACGCCAGAATGAGGAGGAAGACGGTGTCCGAACGTGCTTTCAAAGGGATCGTGACCGCATACTGCACTGCAAATCGTTTCGCAGGCTCAATCACAAGACGCAAGTGTTCATCGCGCCGCTCGGCGACCACTATCGCACGCGGCTGACCCACTCTCTGGAGGTAGCGCAGATCGCGCGTACGATCGGTCGAGCCCTTCGCCTGAACGAGGATCTGATCGAGGCGATCGCGTTGGGCCATGACGTCGGCCACACGCCGTTCGGGCATATCGGCGAGGACGCGCTCGATGAGGTCTTGCGGAGTTTGGACCGGCCTGACTCTCCCAAGTCGTTTCGGCATTACGAGCATTCACTGAGGGTCGTCGACGAGTTGGAACGGTTGAACCTGACGCACGAGGTTCGGGAGGGGATCGGCGGACATAGCAAAGGAAGCAGCGACCTCACCGCCCGGGATGGGGAACAGTCTTCGACGCTTGAGGCCGCCGTTGTTAGGATCAGCGATCGGATAGCGTATTTGAACCACGACCTCGACGACGCGATTCGTAGTGGAATCATCGATGAGATTCCTCCCGAGTTCAAGAGAATTGGTCCGAGTCACGGCAAGCGCATTGGCGCAATGGTGCGCGATGCGATTCAGTCCAGCCTCGACCAGCCGAGTATCCGGCTATCGGACGAGATGCTCGCCGTGATGAACAGCCTGAAGGAGTGGCTGTACGAAAACGTGTACCTCAGGTACCCGCAGATCTATCCTGACATCGCGAAGGCCAAGCACGTCGTGCGGGAGCTGTTCCTCTACTACCTCGAGAACAGCCGATTGCCGGACGGCTTTATCGGGCCGCAAGGCGCACTCGACTACGTAGCCGGAATGACGGACAGGTTCGCCATCGAGCGGTACCGCGCCCTGTACATCCCGACAGCCTTCGAAGAGCGGATCAAGACGGTTCTTTAG